A portion of the Candidatus Delongbacteria bacterium genome contains these proteins:
- a CDS encoding M48 family metallopeptidase codes for MNIVHRSPDGTADISGARGGAFRELRKLALFTVLLVTGLYLLIGFVVDLAVERIPFETEARLFKALVPAGSQSGDDAGELARARRVLDRLSADSLVPALPWRLTVIDSPDPNAFAFPGGTIGVTRGLLEALDDDLALGFVLAHELGHFQHRDHLRGAGRTLGFGIALRGLFGGHMGSSSIGNMYHYVIGRSYSRHQEERADRFGVELVKRVFGSTDGVQRLFELLEEQQELPAWGYMFATHPSPRQRIQDLKEHALALEEHDGNE; via the coding sequence GTGAACATCGTTCACAGGTCGCCCGACGGGACGGCGGACATCAGCGGTGCCCGGGGCGGCGCGTTCAGGGAGCTGCGGAAGCTGGCGCTGTTCACGGTGCTGCTGGTGACGGGGCTGTATCTCCTGATCGGCTTCGTGGTGGACCTGGCCGTGGAACGGATTCCCTTCGAAACGGAAGCCCGCCTGTTCAAGGCTCTGGTGCCGGCTGGCAGCCAGTCCGGGGACGATGCAGGGGAGCTTGCGCGGGCCAGGCGCGTGCTGGACAGGCTGAGCGCCGATTCGCTGGTGCCGGCGCTGCCCTGGCGCCTGACCGTGATCGACTCGCCCGATCCCAACGCCTTCGCCTTTCCGGGAGGCACGATCGGGGTGACACGCGGCCTGCTGGAGGCACTGGACGACGATCTGGCGCTGGGCTTCGTGCTGGCCCATGAGCTGGGGCACTTCCAGCACCGGGACCATCTGCGCGGCGCGGGGAGGACTCTGGGCTTCGGGATTGCGCTGCGCGGCCTGTTCGGCGGACACATGGGGAGCTCGTCCATCGGCAACATGTATCACTATGTGATCGGTCGCAGCTACTCGCGCCACCAGGAGGAGCGTGCGGACCGGTTCGGCGTCGAGCTGGTGAAGCGCGTGTTCGGCAGCACCGACGGCGTGCAGCGGCTCTTCGAATTGCTGGAGGAGCAGCAGGAGCTGCCGGCCTGGGGCTACATGTTCGCCACACATCCCTCGCCGCGCCAGCGCATCCAGGATCTGAAGGAGCATGCGCTGGCACTGGAGGAGCACGACGGCAACGAGTGA
- a CDS encoding TIR domain-containing protein, which yields MSNRHNVFVSYHHALDEAYKMMFERFRHIFDVLVSGSVEDGDIDSNLPAETIRQKIRDEYLRDTSVTVVLIGAESWQRKHIDWEIGSSIRQTEYNPRSGLFGILLPTYPRNAPTEYNLHTIPPRLYDNIKCEFATIYNWSDNPTTVQGWIHDAYLRKSTKQPDNSRATFRKNRTGAAWTD from the coding sequence ATGAGTAACAGACACAATGTCTTCGTCAGCTATCATCACGCGCTCGACGAGGCGTACAAGATGATGTTCGAGCGATTTAGACACATCTTCGACGTCCTCGTCTCAGGATCGGTGGAAGATGGAGACATCGACTCAAACCTGCCTGCCGAGACGATCCGCCAGAAGATCCGGGACGAGTACCTCCGCGATACCTCGGTCACGGTCGTCTTGATCGGTGCCGAGTCATGGCAACGGAAGCACATCGACTGGGAGATCGGTTCGTCGATTCGACAGACAGAGTACAATCCGCGCTCTGGCCTCTTTGGCATCTTGCTGCCCACGTACCCGCGAAATGCCCCAACGGAGTACAACCTGCACACGATTCCGCCGCGCCTATACGACAACATCAAGTGCGAGTTCGCAACCATCTACAATTGGTCCGACAACCCGACGACTGTCCAAGGCTGGATTCACGACGCCTACCTGCGGAAGAGCACAAAGCAGCCCGACAACTCCCGAGCGACGTTTAGAAAGAATCGCACGGGGGCCGCATGGACCGACTGA
- a CDS encoding heavy metal-binding domain-containing protein: MLDVIQNLWLPLGVILVAMVVGTILERRHFTRIREREQTFRHMPLLTGKQYPLDRQVAEARMVMGCTVVSVDYFKRVLATLRFIFGGEVRAYCSLLDRGRRESLLRMREECPDADLIINVRVETSSISKGRGKAIGAAEVLAWGTAITFVREPVL; the protein is encoded by the coding sequence ATGCTTGACGTGATCCAGAATCTCTGGTTGCCCCTGGGTGTCATCCTGGTGGCGATGGTGGTGGGCACGATCCTTGAACGGCGCCATTTCACCCGGATCCGGGAGCGCGAGCAGACCTTTCGTCACATGCCGCTGCTCACGGGCAAGCAGTATCCGCTCGACCGCCAGGTCGCCGAGGCCCGCATGGTGATGGGATGCACGGTGGTCTCCGTGGACTACTTCAAGCGCGTGCTGGCCACGCTGCGTTTCATCTTCGGCGGCGAAGTGCGCGCCTATTGCAGTCTGCTGGACCGGGGGCGGCGCGAGTCGCTGCTGCGCATGCGTGAGGAGTGTCCCGATGCGGACCTGATCATCAATGTGCGCGTCGAGACCAGCAGCATTTCCAAGGGCCGCGGCAAGGCCATCGGGGCGGCCGAGGTCCTGGCCTGGGGCACGGCGATCACCTTCGTGCGTGAGCCGGTGCTGTGA
- a CDS encoding NUDIX domain-containing protein, protein MSEQHMRDPLPANPRRASRIILIGPGRRVLYLRAQEPQSGKVFWVMPGGGLEGAETFEQAARRELDEEVGCPFTLGPCVWIRRHRHLWNGRPADQVERFFVAHTETWVMNPASQDAYITDHKWWTLDELKSSREEFAPRSVAELLPDVLKGHYPSEPLDCGV, encoded by the coding sequence ATGAGTGAGCAGCACATGCGTGACCCCCTGCCAGCCAATCCACGACGGGCTTCGCGGATCATCCTGATTGGTCCGGGGCGTCGTGTGCTGTACCTGCGGGCGCAGGAGCCTCAGTCCGGGAAAGTCTTCTGGGTCATGCCCGGTGGGGGTCTGGAGGGCGCTGAAACCTTTGAGCAGGCGGCACGCAGGGAGCTTGATGAAGAAGTGGGTTGCCCCTTCACTCTTGGGCCCTGCGTCTGGATCCGGCGTCACCGGCATCTCTGGAATGGCAGGCCCGCGGATCAGGTCGAACGATTCTTTGTGGCGCACACCGAGACATGGGTCATGAACCCCGCAAGCCAGGATGCGTATATCACGGACCACAAGTGGTGGACCCTGGACGAGCTGAAATCCAGCCGGGAGGAATTCGCACCGCGCTCCGTGGCGGAACTGCTGCCGGATGTTCTGAAGGGTCACTATCCATCGGAACCCCTGGATTGTGGGGTTTGA
- a CDS encoding TIR domain-containing protein, whose protein sequence is MSVKKNIFISHVHKDDSLLPKLKDLISKAGMEVRDGSINSDKPNAASNEDYIKRDILAPRIQWASTLVVLITHDTAQSDWVNWEIKYAIEQGKNVVGVYAQGATDADIPEELAKHAAAIIGWQSDRIVDAINGNITGWDDPATGAPRTTGAWTVKRYSCG, encoded by the coding sequence ATGTCGGTCAAGAAGAACATCTTCATCTCTCACGTCCACAAAGACGATTCCCTGCTGCCGAAGCTGAAAGACCTCATCTCGAAAGCAGGCATGGAAGTCCGCGACGGGTCGATCAACAGCGACAAGCCCAACGCGGCGTCGAACGAGGACTACATCAAGCGCGACATCCTCGCACCGCGGATCCAGTGGGCCAGCACGCTGGTCGTCCTGATCACCCATGACACCGCCCAGAGCGATTGGGTAAACTGGGAGATCAAGTACGCCATCGAACAAGGGAAGAATGTCGTTGGCGTGTACGCTCAGGGCGCCACGGACGCTGACATTCCCGAAGAGTTGGCAAAGCACGCTGCGGCCATCATCGGCTGGCAGAGCGACCGGATTGTCGACGCCATCAACGGCAACATCACTGGGTGGGACGACCCAGCAACCGGGGCACCACGCACCACAGGGGCGTGGACGGTCAAGAGGTACAGCTGCGGATGA
- a CDS encoding YbjQ family protein, with product MILTNIESVPGRQIREHYGLVSGSTVRAKHIGRDFMAGLKNLVGGELQGYTELLGDARQQATERMVAQAQELGANAVINVRFSTSSIAQGAAEIYVYGTAVRLED from the coding sequence ATGATTCTTACCAACATCGAGAGCGTGCCCGGCCGCCAGATCCGGGAGCATTATGGCCTGGTTTCTGGCAGCACCGTGCGAGCCAAGCACATTGGGCGGGACTTCATGGCCGGACTCAAGAATCTGGTCGGCGGAGAACTGCAGGGCTACACGGAGCTGCTGGGCGATGCGCGCCAGCAGGCGACCGAGCGGATGGTGGCCCAGGCGCAGGAACTGGGGGCCAACGCGGTGATCAACGTGCGCTTCAGCACCTCGTCGATCGCGCAGGGGGCGGCGGAGATCTATGTGTACGGGACCGCGGTCAGGCTGGAGGACTGA
- a CDS encoding nucleoside triphosphate pyrophosphohydrolase family protein, giving the protein MTADVERAWLLEFAALAAKTDKFKDKPDHAALLAAGLFGEAGSVVSELKKKRREREAYPVYRERMVEEIGDFLWYFVRLAAVVAPGLLEELPVPGNVVLPATDGPQLTRHLDFGVAVGEVIAAVSTLKSEEMRTRLGRTWAYLTVLCNDADVCLRDAAERNTAKTRSCWPHEKGYAPLFDDAFPVEEQLPRQLKIDFLERARGSHKAVILRCNDINFGDRLTDNIGDPDGYRFHDIFHFAYAVHLGWSPVVRALMRTKRKSNAKIDEAQDGARAGIIEEAVSAIVFSRAKQLRFFEGLEHVDLDLLKTVKEFVEGFEVETVPLWQWETAILDGYRVFRSLCAGLGGCVTLDLSARRLTYAPPVASDDQYPLQSTSQGAP; this is encoded by the coding sequence ATGACGGCGGACGTCGAACGGGCTTGGCTCCTCGAGTTCGCTGCACTCGCAGCGAAGACGGACAAGTTCAAAGACAAGCCGGACCACGCGGCGCTGCTCGCTGCAGGTCTGTTCGGCGAAGCTGGAAGTGTCGTATCCGAACTCAAGAAGAAGCGCCGGGAACGCGAGGCCTACCCGGTTTACCGCGAGAGGATGGTCGAGGAGATCGGCGACTTCCTCTGGTACTTCGTGCGCCTCGCTGCGGTCGTCGCGCCCGGCCTGCTCGAAGAACTTCCCGTGCCGGGCAATGTCGTGCTTCCAGCGACAGACGGGCCTCAGCTCACGAGGCACCTCGACTTCGGAGTGGCAGTGGGCGAAGTCATTGCGGCGGTCAGCACATTGAAGAGCGAAGAAATGCGGACACGTCTGGGACGCACGTGGGCGTACCTGACAGTGCTCTGCAACGACGCGGACGTCTGTCTCCGCGACGCCGCTGAGCGCAACACGGCGAAGACCCGGAGCTGCTGGCCCCACGAGAAGGGCTACGCGCCCCTCTTTGACGACGCCTTCCCGGTGGAGGAGCAGCTCCCCCGACAGCTGAAGATTGATTTCCTAGAGCGGGCCCGCGGCAGCCACAAGGCCGTCATCCTTCGGTGTAACGACATCAATTTCGGCGACCGACTCACCGACAACATCGGGGACCCCGACGGCTACCGCTTCCACGACATCTTCCACTTCGCCTACGCCGTGCATCTCGGGTGGTCGCCCGTCGTGCGTGCGCTCATGCGAACGAAGCGCAAGAGCAACGCGAAGATTGACGAGGCGCAGGACGGCGCACGCGCTGGCATCATCGAGGAGGCTGTCTCCGCGATCGTCTTCAGCCGTGCCAAGCAGCTCAGGTTCTTCGAGGGGCTCGAACACGTCGACCTCGACCTTCTCAAAACGGTCAAGGAGTTTGTCGAGGGCTTCGAGGTCGAAACCGTTCCACTATGGCAGTGGGAGACCGCGATCCTCGACGGCTACCGCGTCTTTCGTTCGTTGTGCGCAGGTCTGGGAGGATGCGTCACGCTCGACCTCAGCGCCCGCCGACTTACCTACGCGCCCCCCGTCGCGAGCGACGACCAGTATCCGCTGCAGTCTACTTCGCAAGGAGCTCCATGA